GCACTCCGTGAGCTCGGGGTCGACCGACGACGGCGGTGCACCCTTCTGGCGATCGACGATGGTCCGGGCGGTCTCCGTGCAGCGCTCGAGAGGGCTCGACACCACCCGGACCGCCGGCACGTCCGCGATCCTGTCCCCGGTCCGCGTCGCCTGGTCCCGTCCGAGCCGGTCCAGGCTCACGCCGGCGGTCCGACCTGCCAGCAGTCCCGTCGCATTGGCCGTGGTGCGGCCGTGCCGCACGAGCAGTACTGTCGCCATCACCCCAGCCTAGCGACCGGGTCGAGCTCGGTGCCGCTGGGCGCTCGTGCCGGACGTGAGAGGATCGACCGGCGCTGCCGAGGGTGACCCAGCTGGGGGCCTCAGGCGATGGCCAGACGACGGAACGCCTGGTCGAAGATCGTGAGTCCTTCGAGGCCCGGGATCCGCTGCATGCGCTGATCGAGCTTGTCGACGTCGTGCTGCATGCCGCCGAAGAGGTGCCCGAAGACGTGCCGGACCTCGTCCTCCTCCATGATCCCGGAGCCCACCGGGCGCCACGCCTTGCTCAGCAGCAGGCGGACGAGCTTGCGCGCCTTCTCGGACGTCTCCAGGCGTGCCCGTGCCTGGGTCGTGTAGAAGGCGACGTGCCGGGTCTCCTGCTGAGCGATCCGCGTGACCAGGGCGGCCAGCGTGGGGCTGTCGGTCATCTCGGCGAGGCGCCGGTACCCGGCGGTGGCGGAGAGCTCGTTGGCCACTCCCCAGGTCATGTGCACGGCGACGAAGTCCTGGCCCACCAGGTTCGCCAGGGCGGACTGCTTCATGGACGACAGCGCGAGCTGCCACCCGAGCCCCAGCCGCTTGGCCTTCACCTCGTCGTAGTCGACGACGATCCCGTGGGCGGCCAGCACGGCAGCCAGGGCTTCCCCGTGCCAGAACTCCTCTCGGTTCCAGGTGGTCATGAACCCGGCCGATTCCTCCTCCCGGTGGGAGGGCGTGACCAGCAGATCTCGCAGGAAGCAGGTGGTGTGGTATTCGACGTCGCACATGTAGCGGACGGTGCGCAGGGTCTGCGGATCCAGCGGCTGATCGCGGAAGACCGTCATGTCGAGGTCGTCCCACCGCAGCGGTTCGGAGGTGTCGGTGAAGCGTTCGAGATCAAAGGCCATGGGAGGTCCTTCCAGGGATCCGGTGCGGCGCCGTCCGGGGGCGGCGTCGAGAGGCCGGGAGCAGATCGTGCAGGATCGACGTGGCGCGGGCGAGGTCCGCACGGGCGTCGGGGGAGCGGAAGAGGCTGGAGCGGGCGCGGGATTCGTCGGGATCGGCCACCCCGACCACGCGCAGCGGCTCCCACCCGCGGCCGAGATGACGGCGTGCGGTGACCGCTTCTCGCCGGGAGCGGGAGATGCGGGCCTCCGCCTCGAGCCGGAAGAAGCGGGCACTGTGCTCCCGGCGTCGGAGGATCTCCTCGACGACGCGCGCCGACTCCCCGTGCAGTCGGGGCAGCACCGCTCGATAGGCGGCCTGCAGGGCGGATTCCTGGACGGCCAGGCGCGCCATGTGACCGGCGACCACCGGCTCTCCCACCACGTGCGTCCAGACGGGGGCGAGCAGCGGCATGATCGTCTCGAGGTACGCGCTGCGGAGGTGGGAGGCGACTGAGCGCCGACGCGGCGGGCGGATCGGCGGCCCGGTGGCGGCCAGCAGGTCCCGCATGGCGCGGCCGAGCTGATGACGGGCGAAGGCCCAGGTCGCCACGAAGGCCGTGATCCGGGCCTCGGTGGCGGTCCAGGTAGCCAGCAGAGCGCGCGCCTCCGACAGTCCGGCGCTGTCCAGACGGCAGAGGAACGCGAGATCGGCACGGATCTCCTCCGACAGGTCCTCGGCCGCGGCGGCCGTGGCATCGACGAGGATGCGCCCGTGGTCCTGGCGACCGTAGGCGGCGACATCGAAGTCCGTGAAGAGCACGCTCAGATGGTCGGGGTCGGAGTGGAGACGTCCGGCGCGGTAGCCCGGCAGCGGTTCCGCGGCCGGTGCGGGGTGGGCGGCCCTGCGGGAGTTCGGGGCGGGAAGAATGATGATCGACCTCCTCAGGACTGGGATCGGCGCAGCAGGGCTGGCGCCGACCGGCG
The window above is part of the Brachybacterium vulturis genome. Proteins encoded here:
- a CDS encoding ferritin-like domain-containing protein, translated to MAFDLERFTDTSEPLRWDDLDMTVFRDQPLDPQTLRTVRYMCDVEYHTTCFLRDLLVTPSHREEESAGFMTTWNREEFWHGEALAAVLAAHGIVVDYDEVKAKRLGLGWQLALSSMKQSALANLVGQDFVAVHMTWGVANELSATAGYRRLAEMTDSPTLAALVTRIAQQETRHVAFYTTQARARLETSEKARKLVRLLLSKAWRPVGSGIMEEDEVRHVFGHLFGGMQHDVDKLDQRMQRIPGLEGLTIFDQAFRRLAIA